One part of the Desulfonema ishimotonii genome encodes these proteins:
- a CDS encoding dihydrolipoyl dehydrogenase family protein — protein MADKYDYDLCVLGCGPAGFAGAMRALDLGKHVCIVEGGEIGGAGIMWGALASKTMWELAKDYAIASKTDRGYRASGLSVDYCSVRATVIQAAKEKQYQMLSQIETYSPLRWNGPGSVTLKRGRGRFVTQNQVEITCADGQHDRVSARHFLIATGSAPREFPHIRADQQRIFNSDGVLNLQQFPARLVIIGAGIIGCEYATIFSNFGQTKVWLVDHASRVIPYEDGDVSDFVQENLVRNGVRVIHSGKLRDILKKPDHLEVILDFRDGHSEVIEADAALISIGRAVDLSPLGLDELGIEMATPGIIRTDEHCCVRNHVYAAGDITHHPALVNIAEMEGRYAVKHMYECAKWPLHYDNMSTVMFFYPAVAAVGLNEKGCRRRKIPYRVGYCANTLCNRAIAMRSTHGFVKIIVSDDEQQQILGMRAAGPQVSSTIMSIAHFMDHGKGVLDVLRSVYPHPTITEGIQECLRMLLDKSIFKPHAFPDYLKIRTWHPDEDDNPNDSPESQEA, from the coding sequence ATGGCGGATAAATACGATTATGACCTGTGTGTGCTGGGATGCGGGCCTGCCGGATTTGCGGGTGCCATGCGTGCGCTGGATCTCGGCAAACATGTCTGCATTGTCGAGGGCGGTGAGATCGGCGGGGCCGGGATCATGTGGGGCGCGCTGGCCTCCAAAACCATGTGGGAGCTGGCAAAGGATTACGCCATTGCCAGCAAGACGGACCGGGGATACCGGGCCTCCGGCCTGTCTGTGGACTATTGCTCGGTGCGGGCGACGGTGATTCAGGCCGCAAAAGAAAAACAATACCAGATGCTCTCCCAGATCGAAACCTATTCGCCCCTGCGCTGGAACGGTCCGGGGTCCGTCACCCTGAAGCGGGGCCGGGGGCGCTTTGTCACGCAGAATCAGGTGGAGATCACCTGTGCGGACGGGCAGCATGACCGGGTTTCCGCCCGTCACTTTCTCATTGCCACCGGATCGGCCCCCCGGGAGTTTCCCCACATCCGGGCAGACCAGCAGCGCATTTTCAATTCGGACGGCGTTCTCAATCTTCAGCAGTTTCCGGCCCGGCTGGTGATTATCGGGGCCGGGATCATCGGCTGCGAGTACGCCACCATTTTTTCCAACTTCGGACAGACCAAAGTCTGGCTGGTGGACCATGCCAGCCGGGTGATTCCCTATGAGGACGGGGACGTCAGCGATTTTGTTCAGGAAAATCTGGTCCGAAACGGTGTCCGGGTGATTCATTCGGGCAAATTGCGGGACATTCTGAAAAAGCCGGACCATCTGGAGGTGATCCTCGATTTCAGGGATGGCCACTCGGAGGTGATCGAGGCGGACGCGGCCCTGATCTCCATCGGGCGGGCCGTTGACCTGTCGCCCCTGGGACTGGATGAGCTGGGCATTGAAATGGCCACACCGGGGATTATCAGAACCGACGAACACTGCTGTGTCCGGAACCATGTCTATGCGGCCGGCGACATTACCCACCACCCGGCCCTGGTCAACATCGCTGAAATGGAGGGGCGGTATGCGGTCAAGCATATGTACGAGTGCGCCAAATGGCCCCTGCACTACGACAACATGTCCACCGTGATGTTTTTCTACCCGGCAGTGGCGGCCGTGGGGCTCAACGAAAAGGGGTGCCGCCGGCGGAAAATCCCCTACCGGGTGGGCTATTGTGCCAATACCCTGTGCAACCGGGCCATTGCCATGCGCTCCACCCACGGCTTTGTGAAGATTATTGTCTCGGATGACGAACAGCAGCAGATTCTGGGGATGCGGGCCGCAGGCCCCCAGGTTTCCAGCACCATCATGTCCATTGCCCATTTTATGGACCACGGCAAAGGGGTGCTGGATGTACTCCGGTCTGTTTACCCCCACCCCACCATCACCGAGGGGATTCAGGAGTGCCTTCGGATGCTGCTGGACAAATCCATCTTCAAACCCCACGCCTTTCCGGATTACCTGAAGATCCGCACATGGCATCCGGATGAGGATGATAACCCGAATGATTCCCCGGAATCTCAGGAGGCCTGA
- a CDS encoding DMT family transporter: MEQGHHTRTYLALAGAVVFWGLSFVATRVALETLPVFTLIFARFSIAALFFMVITARSGFPKFTRKEHLMLFMVAMFEPGLYFVFETLGLQRISAPKAALIIATIPLAVTLISALFLGERPRIRNLTGVIISLAGIGILVVGDPHFSWDLNGSLSGDLLIIGAVFSASLYITFARNLGKTHSALEITGLQITYGALFFAPGFLWELPDISWAAISLPSLAALAYLTVFATIGAFICYNYALTQVSASHAAMFINCIPVVTALGAWLLIGETLTTLQICGGVIVLLAVFMPQLPGLRVMLKKAGESPA; this comes from the coding sequence TTGGAACAAGGACACCATACCCGCACGTACCTGGCCCTTGCGGGCGCTGTTGTTTTCTGGGGACTCTCCTTTGTCGCCACCAGGGTGGCCCTGGAAACCCTGCCCGTATTTACCCTGATCTTTGCCCGGTTCTCCATTGCCGCCCTCTTTTTTATGGTCATCACGGCCCGGTCCGGTTTCCCGAAATTCACCCGGAAGGAACACCTGATGCTCTTCATGGTGGCCATGTTCGAGCCGGGACTCTACTTTGTCTTTGAAACCCTGGGGCTGCAACGCATCTCCGCACCCAAGGCCGCTCTGATCATCGCCACCATCCCCCTGGCCGTCACGCTGATATCAGCCCTGTTCCTGGGGGAGCGTCCGCGTATCCGCAACCTGACGGGCGTCATCATCTCGCTGGCGGGCATCGGCATCCTGGTGGTGGGTGATCCCCATTTTTCATGGGATCTGAACGGCTCCCTGAGCGGCGACCTGCTCATCATCGGAGCGGTGTTTTCGGCAAGTCTTTATATCACATTTGCCAGAAATCTGGGGAAAACCCACTCGGCCCTGGAGATCACCGGCCTGCAAATCACATACGGCGCACTTTTCTTTGCCCCCGGATTTCTGTGGGAGCTGCCGGACATCAGCTGGGCGGCAATTTCCCTCCCGTCCCTGGCGGCCCTGGCCTATCTGACCGTGTTTGCCACCATCGGTGCGTTTATCTGCTACAATTACGCCCTGACCCAGGTATCAGCCTCCCACGCCGCCATGTTTATCAACTGCATCCCGGTGGTCACGGCCCTGGGCGCATGGCTGCTGATCGGGGAAACCCTGACGACGCTTCAGATCTGCGGCGGCGTCATCGTCCTGCTGGCGGTATTCATGCCCCAGCTGCCGGGGCTGCGCGTCATGCTGAAAAAAGCAGGGGAATCCCCGGCCTGA
- a CDS encoding succinate dehydrogenase/fumarate reductase iron-sulfur subunit: MTAKNINLTLRVWRQNGSNDKGRFEKYQASNISTDMSFLEMLDVVNEKLTLEGKEPIAFDNDCREGICGQCGCVVDGHPHGPEKGTTLCQLHMRHFEDGDTIAIEPFRARAFKVLKDLMIDRGAFDKIIQAGGYISVNAGGAPDANALPIPQDVAEKAMDAAQCIGCGACVAACPNAAAMLFMSAKVSHLALLPQGRPEAAKRALSMVRTMDDLGFGNCTNERECEAECPKEISIVNIARMNREFLRASFLSDVM, translated from the coding sequence GTGACAGCAAAAAACATTAATCTCACACTCAGGGTCTGGCGTCAGAACGGTTCAAACGACAAAGGGCGCTTCGAGAAATATCAGGCCAGTAATATTTCAACGGACATGTCCTTTCTGGAGATGCTGGATGTGGTCAACGAGAAACTGACCCTTGAAGGCAAAGAGCCGATTGCCTTTGACAACGACTGCCGCGAGGGGATCTGCGGCCAGTGCGGCTGTGTGGTTGACGGCCATCCCCACGGCCCCGAAAAGGGAACCACGCTCTGCCAGCTTCACATGCGCCATTTTGAGGACGGTGACACCATCGCCATTGAGCCGTTCCGGGCCAGGGCGTTCAAGGTGCTGAAAGACCTGATGATCGACCGGGGGGCTTTTGACAAGATCATCCAGGCTGGCGGCTATATCTCCGTCAACGCGGGCGGGGCACCGGATGCCAACGCCCTGCCCATCCCCCAGGATGTGGCGGAGAAGGCAATGGATGCGGCCCAGTGCATCGGGTGCGGCGCGTGTGTGGCGGCCTGTCCCAATGCGGCGGCCATGCTCTTTATGAGCGCCAAGGTCTCCCATCTGGCATTGCTGCCCCAGGGTCGGCCCGAAGCAGCAAAGCGAGCGCTCAGTATGGTCCGCACGATGGACGATCTGGGGTTTGGCAACTGCACCAACGAGCGGGAGTGCGAGGCCGAATGTCCCAAAGAGATCTCCATTGTCAACATCGCCCGAATGAACCGTGAGTTTCTCAGGGCGAGTTTTCTCTCTGATGTGATGTAA
- a CDS encoding potassium transporter produces the protein MKTIWIIGTGRFGMLALERLSRQRPQTRFVLVDPEKKNFELMEGPNRVWERADGVSFLAEHMTGEAGPDWIIPALPIHLAAEWCLVRLGADRAKRITLPDALDGRVPNPMRGENGDLYVSHATFLCPDDCAEPADICTATGEPRKQNMFEWLGEVEVPGLRPFVIRSHQLGPGVGGYRPKALSDLLGHLKRTTGDVMVATACRCHGVITGIRRF, from the coding sequence ATGAAAACCATATGGATTATCGGCACAGGACGTTTCGGAATGCTTGCCCTTGAACGGCTCTCCCGGCAGAGGCCTCAGACCCGCTTTGTACTGGTGGACCCGGAGAAGAAGAATTTCGAGCTGATGGAGGGGCCGAACCGTGTCTGGGAAAGAGCGGACGGCGTCTCCTTTCTGGCGGAGCACATGACGGGGGAGGCGGGGCCGGACTGGATCATTCCGGCACTGCCGATCCATCTGGCGGCGGAATGGTGTCTGGTCCGGCTGGGGGCGGACCGGGCAAAGCGGATCACTCTGCCCGACGCCCTTGACGGGCGTGTGCCCAACCCCATGCGGGGCGAAAACGGCGACCTGTACGTCAGCCATGCCACCTTCCTCTGCCCGGATGACTGCGCCGAACCGGCGGATATTTGCACGGCCACGGGGGAGCCGCGAAAGCAGAATATGTTTGAATGGCTCGGCGAAGTGGAGGTGCCGGGCCTCCGACCCTTTGTGATCCGAAGCCATCAGCTCGGACCGGGGGTGGGCGGCTATCGCCCGAAGGCCCTGTCTGATCTGCTGGGGCATCTGAAGCGGACGACCGGCGACGTGATGGTCGCCACCGCCTGCCGCTGTCATGGCGTGATCACCGGGATTCGCCGCTTCTGA
- a CDS encoding fumarate reductase/succinate dehydrogenase flavoprotein subunit, whose product MQLDAKIPSGPIQDKWDKHRFDLKIVNPANKRKFDIIVVGTGLAGGAAAATLGELGYNVKNFCIQDSPRRAHSIAAQGGINAAKNYQNDGDSIWRLFYDTVKGGDFRAREANVYRLAQVSRNIIDQGVAQGIPFAREYGGQLANRSFGGAQVSRTFYARGQTGQQLLLGAYASLSRQIEAGKVEMFTRREMLDVVLINGQARGIVTRNLVTGEIEKHAGHAVVLATGGYGNVFFLSTNAMNCNVNAAFRAYRRGAFFANPCYTQIHPTCIPVHGTYQSKLTLMSESLRNDGRVWVPRNPGDKRPAAQIPESERLYYLEEKYPSFGNLVPRDVASRNAKEQCDAGKGVGETGLAVYLDFADAIRRDGQDVIGRKYGNLFQMYEKITAQNPYEMPMMIYPAVHYTMGGLWVDYNLMTTVPGLFAMGECNFSDHGANRLGASALMQGLADGYFVIPYTIGGYLAGGNNIEDVTTDHPAFRDSVGYVQDRITRLMSINGKRTVDDFHKELGQILWDYCGMARNNDGLDKARTMIQGLRAEFWENAMIPGKTNDVNQSLEKAGRVADFLEFAELMVMDARHRQESCGGHFNEGFQTEEGEAMRDDEDFCYAAAWESKGVDADPELNREPLEFEHVKLTQRSYK is encoded by the coding sequence ATGCAGCTTGATGCAAAGATCCCAAGCGGACCAATACAGGATAAATGGGACAAACATCGCTTTGACCTGAAGATCGTCAACCCCGCCAACAAGCGGAAATTTGATATTATCGTCGTGGGAACCGGACTTGCGGGCGGTGCAGCGGCCGCCACCCTTGGCGAGCTGGGGTACAATGTCAAGAACTTCTGTATCCAGGACAGCCCCCGCCGTGCGCACAGCATCGCGGCCCAGGGCGGTATCAATGCCGCCAAGAACTACCAGAACGACGGCGACAGTATCTGGCGACTGTTCTATGACACGGTCAAGGGCGGCGACTTCCGGGCCAGAGAGGCCAATGTCTACCGTCTGGCGCAGGTCAGCCGGAACATCATCGACCAGGGCGTGGCCCAGGGCATCCCCTTTGCCCGTGAATACGGCGGTCAGCTTGCCAACCGCTCCTTTGGCGGCGCGCAGGTGTCACGAACCTTCTACGCCAGGGGGCAGACAGGCCAGCAGCTCCTGCTGGGGGCCTATGCGTCTCTCTCCCGCCAGATCGAAGCCGGGAAGGTGGAGATGTTCACCCGCCGGGAGATGCTCGACGTGGTCCTGATCAACGGTCAGGCACGGGGCATTGTGACGCGGAACCTGGTGACGGGCGAGATCGAAAAACATGCGGGCCACGCCGTGGTTCTGGCAACAGGCGGATACGGCAACGTCTTTTTCCTGTCCACCAACGCCATGAACTGCAACGTAAACGCGGCCTTCAGGGCCTACCGCCGGGGCGCTTTCTTCGCCAACCCCTGCTACACGCAGATTCACCCCACCTGTATCCCGGTCCACGGCACCTATCAGTCCAAGCTGACCCTGATGAGCGAGAGTCTCCGCAATGACGGGCGCGTCTGGGTGCCCAGAAATCCGGGCGACAAGCGGCCCGCCGCCCAGATTCCCGAATCCGAGCGCCTCTACTATCTGGAGGAGAAATATCCGAGCTTCGGCAACTTGGTGCCACGGGATGTGGCCTCCCGGAATGCCAAGGAGCAGTGCGACGCGGGCAAGGGCGTGGGTGAGACCGGTCTGGCCGTCTACCTCGACTTTGCCGACGCCATCAGACGGGATGGTCAGGATGTGATCGGGCGCAAATACGGCAACCTGTTCCAGATGTACGAAAAGATCACGGCCCAGAACCCCTATGAGATGCCCATGATGATCTACCCGGCGGTCCACTACACAATGGGCGGCCTGTGGGTGGACTACAACCTGATGACCACGGTGCCCGGCCTCTTTGCAATGGGCGAGTGCAACTTCTCCGACCACGGGGCCAACCGCCTTGGGGCCAGTGCCCTGATGCAGGGTCTGGCTGACGGCTATTTCGTCATCCCCTACACCATCGGCGGATATCTGGCCGGTGGCAACAACATAGAGGATGTGACCACGGATCACCCCGCGTTCAGAGATTCGGTCGGCTATGTTCAGGACCGGATCACCAGACTGATGTCCATCAACGGCAAGCGCACAGTGGATGATTTCCACAAGGAGCTGGGGCAGATTCTGTGGGATTACTGCGGCATGGCCAGAAACAACGATGGGCTGGATAAGGCCAGGACCATGATTCAGGGGCTTCGGGCGGAGTTCTGGGAAAACGCCATGATTCCGGGCAAGACCAATGACGTCAACCAGAGTCTTGAAAAAGCCGGGCGTGTGGCGGATTTCCTTGAGTTTGCCGAGCTGATGGTGATGGATGCCCGTCATCGGCAGGAATCCTGCGGCGGCCATTTCAATGAGGGCTTTCAGACAGAAGAGGGCGAGGCCATGCGCGACGATGAGGACTTCTGTTATGCGGCGGCCTGGGAATCCAAAGGCGTGGATGCAGATCCCGAACTGAACAGGGAACCGCTGGAGTTTGAACATGTTAAACTGACACAAAGGAGTTACAAGTGA